From a region of the Fibrobacter sp. UWB2 genome:
- a CDS encoding lysylphosphatidylglycerol synthase transmembrane domain-containing protein encodes MANDKTNKKRILKRIIQLLVSVGGFAYIFHKIPLNEVIENWNFGMTPWIIAMLVAATLVMAIQANRWKGLSVQGPEIPFKTYYAYTAMGYFFNNLLPTGFGGDAVKSLAFGKNFNQTSQSVSAVLIARIQGLLAMFFCFFIALPFALSKAEIPWIYTLIMTVASLACIIFISLCLFSDKIPVPASIANKLTFIAKLQKSLSIYRHHKKQILLSSLDSLWLQLLTLFTAYAYFKAVNVDIDISILVVFTSITIVISMLPISLNGIGIREGTQVALFTGILGIPAPVVLSAGLLGYIPLLFQAMQGAVVLLTYKKL; translated from the coding sequence ATGGCAAACGATAAGACGAACAAAAAGAGAATCCTAAAGCGTATCATACAACTACTCGTAAGTGTGGGTGGTTTTGCCTATATTTTCCACAAAATTCCGTTAAATGAAGTCATCGAAAACTGGAATTTTGGCATGACGCCATGGATCATTGCCATGCTCGTTGCAGCAACGCTTGTCATGGCTATCCAGGCCAACCGCTGGAAGGGACTTTCCGTGCAAGGTCCGGAAATCCCGTTCAAGACCTATTACGCCTACACGGCCATGGGGTATTTCTTCAACAACCTACTCCCGACAGGCTTCGGTGGCGACGCCGTAAAGTCACTTGCATTCGGCAAAAACTTCAATCAGACAAGCCAATCCGTATCTGCGGTCCTGATAGCCCGCATTCAAGGGCTACTTGCCATGTTTTTCTGCTTTTTTATCGCCCTCCCCTTCGCCTTAAGCAAAGCAGAAATCCCATGGATTTACACTTTGATCATGACGGTTGCAAGTCTCGCCTGCATCATTTTCATTTCACTTTGTCTGTTTTCGGATAAAATTCCCGTCCCGGCATCTATCGCAAACAAGCTTACCTTCATTGCTAAGCTTCAAAAAAGTCTTTCCATTTACAGGCACCACAAAAAACAGATTTTACTTTCTTCGCTAGATTCCCTCTGGTTACAGCTTTTGACGCTATTCACCGCATACGCCTATTTTAAAGCAGTCAACGTCGATATCGACATCAGCATTCTCGTCGTATTTACAAGCATTACCATCGTCATTTCGATGTTACCGATTTCCCTCAACGGCATAGGCATTCGCGAAGGGACGCAAGTCGCCTTGTTTACAGGGATTCTCGGGATACCTGCACCAGTTGTTTTGTCTGCAGGATTGTTAGGTTATATACCATTACTTTTTCAGGCTATGCAGGGAGCCGTAGTACTTTTAACTTATAAAAAATTGTAA
- the hemW gene encoding radical SAM family heme chaperone HemW: MFGIYIHVPFCAKICDYCDFRVMPANARLFEEYAGLLEREIRAFAAAHPVSHSASSQNVLSQARTLYLGGGTPSILPGKCLERIFAVLEDCGVRVDSLDEVSMEFNPESCTEESVQTALSCGVRRFSLGLQTFSQSLLDRIGRMHTVERGFDALRLLTSLPRAKVSADLMFDLPGQSIDSFLSDVDRLSDFPLGHLSFYGLNVGERTLLGGRVSRGEEKIDESLYEPMYLGGVEILEKKGFARYEVSNFAKPGDESLHNMNYWNRGEYIGFGPGAHSYFGGRRFCAPEMYPRWRDYVNAGCSDASLTYDDLDKDDILTERVWLSLRQRSGLDLNALAADGISVSPEGYEQWVKKGFATLDGGILKLVGRGWIFMDSVVTDVLNACR; the protein is encoded by the coding sequence ATGTTCGGTATTTATATTCACGTTCCATTTTGCGCGAAGATTTGCGATTACTGCGACTTCCGCGTGATGCCTGCGAATGCTCGCCTGTTCGAAGAATATGCGGGTTTGCTGGAACGTGAAATCCGTGCTTTTGCGGCGGCGCATCCTGTATCGCATTCAGCGTCATCCCAAAATGTTCTTTCGCAGGCGCGAACGCTTTATCTCGGTGGCGGGACGCCTTCGATTTTGCCGGGTAAGTGCTTGGAGCGGATTTTCGCGGTACTTGAGGATTGTGGCGTTCGCGTGGATTCGCTTGACGAAGTTTCGATGGAGTTCAATCCGGAATCGTGTACCGAAGAATCTGTGCAGACGGCGCTTTCGTGTGGTGTGCGGCGCTTTAGTCTTGGTCTCCAGACGTTTTCACAGTCGTTGCTGGACCGCATTGGCCGCATGCACACGGTGGAACGCGGCTTTGATGCTTTGCGCTTGTTGACCTCGCTTCCGCGGGCGAAAGTCTCGGCAGACTTGATGTTTGATTTGCCTGGGCAATCGATAGATTCTTTCTTGAGCGATGTGGACCGCTTGTCGGATTTTCCGCTGGGGCACTTAAGCTTTTACGGATTGAATGTGGGCGAGAGGACGCTTTTGGGCGGTCGCGTATCGCGTGGTGAAGAAAAAATTGACGAGAGTTTGTACGAACCGATGTATCTCGGAGGTGTCGAGATTCTTGAGAAAAAAGGCTTCGCACGTTACGAAGTCTCGAATTTCGCAAAGCCTGGCGACGAAAGCTTGCACAACATGAACTACTGGAATCGCGGCGAGTACATTGGCTTCGGGCCGGGGGCGCACAGCTATTTTGGCGGTCGCCGTTTCTGCGCTCCGGAAATGTATCCGCGTTGGCGCGATTACGTGAATGCAGGTTGCTCTGATGCGTCGCTGACTTACGACGATCTTGATAAAGATGACATCTTGACGGAGCGCGTATGGCTCTCGCTGCGCCAGCGCTCTGGTCTCGACCTGAATGCGCTTGCTGCTGACGGAATTTCTGTTTCGCCGGAAGGCTATGAGCAATGGGTCAAGAAAGGTTTTGCGACGCTCGATGGCGGAATCCTGAAGCTTGTCGGCCGTGGCTGGATTTTCATGGACAGCGTTGTGACTGACGTGCTGAACGCCTGCCGATAG
- a CDS encoding class I SAM-dependent methyltransferase: MSIKEPDQSVWNRFWQRKNDMDKVYPSSPSIIEAIKKNFKLEGLKVLEVGAGTGRDSAELARLGADVYVLDYAENSLKIVNSLRESEGLKNLHLVRGDAFKSPFPDNTFDLVFHQGLAEHFKDSLPLLQENFRIVKHGGCCLCDVPQTVHPYTVIKHILIAMDKWFAGWEKQFTMGQLKKLMRDAGFECVYAYGDWMRPNLFYRILRELCFKFGIELPKYPLDGTAYQKIKDKILDSLQSVPVMHYTQLCIGVIGRKP; the protein is encoded by the coding sequence ATGTCAATAAAAGAGCCCGATCAATCCGTATGGAACCGTTTTTGGCAGCGCAAGAACGACATGGACAAAGTCTATCCGTCTTCGCCGTCTATTATAGAAGCTATTAAGAAGAATTTTAAGCTCGAGGGCCTAAAGGTGCTTGAGGTCGGTGCAGGTACCGGCCGCGACAGTGCCGAACTCGCTCGTTTGGGCGCCGATGTGTATGTTCTCGATTATGCCGAAAATAGCTTGAAAATTGTCAATTCGCTCCGCGAGAGTGAAGGCCTCAAGAATTTGCACTTAGTTCGTGGCGATGCTTTCAAGTCCCCGTTCCCGGACAACACTTTTGACTTGGTGTTTCATCAGGGTTTGGCCGAACATTTCAAGGATTCGCTCCCGCTCTTGCAAGAGAACTTCCGCATCGTCAAGCACGGCGGTTGCTGCCTTTGCGATGTGCCGCAGACCGTCCACCCATATACGGTTATCAAGCATATCTTGATTGCGATGGACAAGTGGTTTGCCGGTTGGGAAAAGCAGTTCACGATGGGTCAGCTCAAGAAGCTTATGCGTGACGCTGGTTTTGAATGTGTCTATGCCTATGGCGACTGGATGCGCCCGAATCTTTTCTACCGCATTCTGCGCGAGCTCTGCTTCAAGTTCGGTATTGAACTCCCGAAGTATCCGCTTGACGGAACGGCCTACCAGAAGATTAAGGACAAGATTTTGGATAGCCTCCAGTCTGTGCCGGTAATGCACTACACGCAGCTTTGCATTGGCGTGATCGGTCGTAAGCCTTAG
- a CDS encoding glycosyltransferase family 4 protein translates to MHPAAGGAEKHLHRIFGKIVEMGHTVVLFTTTFPGAKEREVVDGIQVIRKGGDLMFQLTVALNLKKLDREFNFDVVVEDLNKLPVFAHWFVRKPLLVQMHHLWRKSIFAEAIFPIAFMVWFFERIIPFFYRTQNFVVVSPSTKKELAEIGVDESRISVIYNGSEKPNFPGSADLATGIAESCENTATPYFIWLSRVHRYKGIWTALEAFEIFSKSHPEVQLKIVGGGPLLKKLPAWIKSHGLDGKVELTGFVPAARKYELLSSSLALLQTSYKEGWGLTVMEAAQLCKTTIASDVPGLCDSVRDGETGILFPSGDAAACASAMEKIYSDAELRTSLGKNAKRYAESFSWEKSARETLELLERTVEGSVRK, encoded by the coding sequence ATGCATCCGGCTGCCGGCGGCGCCGAAAAGCATTTGCATCGCATTTTCGGAAAGATTGTAGAAATGGGCCACACGGTGGTCCTGTTTACGACGACATTTCCGGGAGCCAAAGAACGCGAAGTTGTCGATGGAATTCAGGTCATCCGCAAGGGTGGCGATTTGATGTTCCAGCTCACGGTTGCGCTGAATCTGAAGAAGCTTGACCGCGAATTCAACTTTGATGTTGTTGTTGAAGATTTGAACAAGTTACCGGTCTTTGCCCACTGGTTCGTCCGCAAGCCGCTCCTGGTGCAGATGCATCACTTGTGGCGGAAGTCGATTTTTGCTGAAGCGATTTTCCCGATTGCGTTTATGGTCTGGTTCTTTGAGCGGATTATTCCGTTCTTTTACCGCACGCAGAATTTTGTAGTGGTGAGCCCGAGCACCAAGAAAGAACTCGCCGAAATCGGCGTGGACGAAAGTCGAATTTCCGTGATTTATAATGGGTCCGAAAAACCGAATTTCCCGGGAAGCGCGGACCTTGCGACTGGTATTGCGGAATCTTGTGAGAATACGGCGACTCCGTATTTCATCTGGCTTTCTCGCGTGCATCGTTATAAGGGAATTTGGACGGCGCTTGAAGCGTTTGAAATTTTTTCGAAGTCGCATCCCGAAGTCCAGTTGAAAATTGTGGGCGGCGGTCCGCTTTTGAAAAAGCTCCCAGCTTGGATCAAATCGCACGGCCTGGATGGCAAGGTGGAACTGACGGGTTTTGTGCCTGCCGCTCGCAAGTACGAATTGCTTTCGTCTTCGCTTGCGCTGTTGCAGACGAGCTACAAGGAAGGCTGGGGCCTTACTGTGATGGAAGCGGCGCAGCTCTGCAAGACGACGATTGCGTCGGATGTGCCGGGACTCTGCGATAGCGTCCGTGACGGCGAGACGGGAATTCTGTTCCCGTCGGGAGATGCGGCCGCGTGCGCTTCTGCCATGGAAAAGATTTATAGCGATGCTGAACTGCGCACAAGTCTTGGCAAGAATGCCAAGCGTTATGCCGAATCGTTCAGCTGGGAAAAATCTGCTCGCGAAACGTTGGAACTGTTGGAACGTACGGTTGAGGGGAGCGTACGAAAATGA
- the murI gene encoding glutamate racemase, translating into MIGVFDSGFGGLTILQKLRHTLPQYDYLYLGDNARAPYGSRSFETIYRYTLQSVRELFHRGCPLVILACNTASAKALRSIQQQVLPVEFPDRRVLGIVRPTAEEIGNFSKTGHIGIFATAGTVSSNSYVLEISHFFPNLKVTQHACPMWVPLVEYGERGTEGARFFVKKDVDQLLAADPEIDTVLLACTHYPLLEDEIRAALPPHVRLVVQGDIVADKTLDYLKRHVDMENRLSKGGSVHYLTTDTAEFFKKGAFRFGMENISAESLTF; encoded by the coding sequence ATGATAGGCGTCTTTGATTCTGGATTTGGCGGGCTCACGATTTTGCAGAAGCTTCGCCACACGCTCCCGCAGTACGATTACCTGTATCTGGGGGATAACGCCCGTGCGCCGTATGGCTCCCGCAGTTTCGAGACGATTTACCGCTACACGCTCCAGTCCGTGCGTGAACTTTTCCACCGCGGCTGCCCGCTGGTGATTCTCGCGTGCAATACGGCGTCGGCAAAAGCGCTTCGCAGCATCCAGCAGCAGGTGCTCCCGGTTGAATTCCCGGACCGTCGCGTCTTGGGCATTGTCCGCCCGACCGCCGAAGAGATTGGGAACTTCTCGAAGACGGGGCATATTGGCATTTTTGCCACCGCGGGGACGGTCTCTTCGAATAGCTATGTTCTTGAAATCAGCCACTTTTTCCCGAACTTGAAGGTGACGCAGCACGCCTGCCCGATGTGGGTGCCGCTCGTGGAATACGGCGAACGCGGGACCGAGGGCGCCCGATTCTTCGTGAAAAAGGACGTGGACCAGCTGCTTGCGGCTGACCCTGAAATCGATACAGTTTTACTGGCCTGCACGCATTACCCGCTCCTCGAGGATGAAATTCGGGCCGCACTTCCACCGCACGTCCGCTTGGTGGTCCAGGGCGATATCGTCGCCGACAAGACTTTGGACTACCTCAAACGCCATGTGGACATGGAAAATCGGCTTTCGAAGGGCGGTTCCGTGCATTATTTGACGACCGATACCGCAGAATTCTTCAAAAAAGGCGCTTTTCGCTTTGGAATGGAAAATATTTCGGCGGAGTCGTTGACTTTTTAA
- a CDS encoding UvrD-helicase domain-containing protein: MDVESLLVGLNSDQRAAVLHDHEKNGQLLILAGAGSGKTSVLTKRIQYRIMSGVEPEKILALTFTAKAAAEMRERVQKLFPNAGVRLCTFHSLALFILKSKVPAADSCNSCPAYELVGFKKMPVPTESADKTFMQELAKVGGRKFRFSREELFSDAHPAKLLKKLEPLRNRILESGQVVFEDLIYQAINLLENHEAARAYFQNQWTEILVDEYQDINPSQYRLVKALLGDRKSLFVVGDDDQAIYGFRGADIGNINRFRDDFKESSLIRLEWNYRSVANILHFSNRIFENKPIHLRKVLRAGNMNGSGGSPIFKENREPEIWVSEDPVEEMQKIITSIKLLRESYDLQWKNFAILVRYNRQRLYYEEALRDARLPIAGTVVSETGNVEGEGEVLENGIHVETVHASKGLQYAVVYYAGMSEGLTPGSCLGTRKERQKQLDEERRLFYVGVTRAESFLVLLYCKRRYWKGRLTKLKRSRFLPRENSKTECNMPVMLFRIYGAARIFAFMLEYIFKIAFMYIFRRKDLDPWLEEKVQVFSRFCMKVLRVDLTIEDQAQLAKVDWTRPVFVMGNHRSYLDIPLAFLALQRTVGFIAKTQLQRIPILNFWMHKLGCVFIDREKGGGAAIIQKAIQSGKMPRLFIFPEGTRSKRDGMVAFKSGCFRLAVEANAIILPMVTRGSDLLWEHRKDSKHHPVNIKILEPIDTVEFKKTHGGDEMDPRHELLPYVRSKMEEAYDRRL; encoded by the coding sequence ATGGATGTAGAAAGTCTTTTGGTCGGGCTGAACTCCGACCAACGTGCAGCGGTACTCCACGATCATGAAAAGAACGGACAACTTTTAATTTTAGCAGGGGCAGGTTCGGGAAAGACTTCGGTCTTGACTAAGCGAATCCAGTACCGGATTATGTCGGGCGTTGAGCCGGAGAAAATCTTGGCGCTCACGTTCACGGCGAAGGCGGCTGCTGAAATGCGGGAACGTGTGCAAAAGCTATTCCCGAATGCGGGGGTGCGGCTCTGCACGTTCCACTCGCTTGCGCTGTTTATCCTCAAGTCGAAAGTCCCAGCGGCGGACTCTTGCAACTCTTGCCCTGCGTACGAGCTTGTCGGATTCAAAAAAATGCCGGTCCCGACGGAATCGGCGGACAAGACTTTTATGCAGGAACTCGCGAAAGTCGGCGGTCGAAAATTCCGCTTTTCTCGCGAAGAGCTTTTCTCGGATGCACATCCCGCGAAGCTCCTCAAAAAACTTGAACCATTGCGTAATCGCATCTTGGAATCGGGTCAAGTCGTCTTCGAAGACCTCATTTATCAGGCGATTAATCTGCTCGAAAATCACGAGGCGGCGCGTGCATATTTCCAAAATCAATGGACCGAAATTCTTGTCGATGAATACCAGGACATCAACCCGTCGCAGTATCGGCTTGTCAAAGCGCTGCTGGGTGATCGCAAGTCACTCTTTGTCGTGGGCGATGACGACCAGGCTATTTATGGATTCCGTGGGGCAGACATCGGGAATATCAACCGTTTCCGCGATGACTTCAAGGAGAGCTCGCTTATCCGCTTGGAATGGAATTATCGTTCGGTCGCGAACATTTTACATTTTTCGAATAGGATTTTTGAAAACAAGCCTATTCATTTGCGGAAGGTTTTGCGTGCGGGTAACATGAACGGCTCGGGCGGCTCGCCGATTTTCAAGGAAAACCGTGAACCCGAAATATGGGTGAGTGAAGACCCCGTTGAAGAAATGCAGAAAATCATCACGAGTATCAAGTTGCTCCGCGAAAGTTATGACCTCCAATGGAAAAACTTTGCAATCCTCGTGCGCTATAATAGGCAACGCCTATATTACGAAGAAGCTCTCCGCGATGCGCGCCTCCCGATCGCAGGGACGGTCGTTTCGGAGACGGGTAACGTAGAGGGGGAGGGCGAAGTCCTTGAAAATGGAATCCATGTGGAAACGGTCCATGCGTCCAAGGGGCTCCAGTATGCGGTGGTCTATTATGCGGGAATGTCCGAGGGGCTTACGCCGGGTTCGTGCTTGGGCACGCGTAAGGAACGTCAAAAACAGCTCGATGAGGAACGCCGATTGTTTTACGTCGGGGTCACGCGGGCTGAATCTTTTTTGGTTTTGCTATATTGCAAACGTAGATATTGGAAAGGGCGCCTGACGAAACTCAAACGGTCTCGTTTTTTGCCCAGGGAAAATTCAAAAACAGAGTGTAATATGCCAGTTATGTTATTTAGGATATATGGAGCGGCAAGAATTTTTGCGTTTATGCTCGAATATATTTTCAAGATTGCATTCATGTACATTTTCCGTCGCAAAGACCTGGATCCATGGCTTGAAGAAAAGGTGCAGGTATTCTCCCGCTTCTGCATGAAGGTCTTGCGTGTGGATTTGACGATTGAAGACCAGGCGCAACTTGCGAAAGTGGACTGGACTCGCCCGGTGTTCGTGATGGGCAACCACCGTTCGTACCTGGATATCCCGCTCGCGTTCCTTGCCTTGCAGCGTACTGTGGGCTTTATCGCGAAGACTCAGTTGCAGCGCATCCCGATTCTGAACTTCTGGATGCACAAGCTCGGTTGCGTCTTTATCGACCGCGAAAAGGGCGGCGGCGCCGCGATTATCCAAAAGGCTATCCAGTCGGGCAAGATGCCGAGACTCTTCATTTTCCCGGAAGGCACCCGTAGCAAGCGCGATGGCATGGTCGCTTTCAAGAGCGGTTGCTTTAGACTTGCCGTCGAGGCAAACGCTATTATATTGCCGATGGTCACTCGTGGTTCCGACTTGCTTTGGGAACACCGCAAGGATTCCAAGCATCACCCGGTCAACATCAAGATTCTCGAACCGATAGATACGGTTGAATTCAAGAAAACTCACGGTGGCGATGAAATGGACCCGCGTCATGAACTGCTCCCGTATGTCCGCAGCAAAATGGAAGAGGCTTATGATAGGCGTCTTTGA
- a CDS encoding RNA polymerase sigma factor RpoD/SigA, whose protein sequence is MHIDSTDTTLKRYLEDIRRTAPLSREEEQILFQKAKEGDKIARKKLISANMRFVLKVAIQYRGCPIPLPDLVSEGAMGLVRAIESFEHTRGLKFISYGVWWIKAYITRAINEQGNLIRLPANQHLRVRKALHEQSRGKEINEEIRELIQIGQRGVSFDSPLKADSKATYAEVLPDSGASNPEADSEIQSVEALARDLMEQLPEREARVITGIFGINQEAPQTLREVGESMNISHERVRQLRDQALRRIRKYNSKDFLQEKKDAFLAAINK, encoded by the coding sequence ATGCATATTGATTCTACCGATACCACTCTCAAAAGATACCTAGAAGATATTCGTCGCACTGCACCTCTCTCCCGCGAAGAAGAACAGATTCTATTCCAGAAAGCTAAAGAAGGCGACAAAATCGCCCGTAAAAAGCTGATTTCCGCAAACATGCGCTTTGTTTTGAAGGTCGCCATTCAGTACCGCGGCTGCCCGATTCCGCTTCCGGACTTGGTCAGCGAAGGCGCTATGGGCCTCGTACGCGCTATTGAATCGTTCGAACATACCCGTGGTCTTAAATTCATCAGTTACGGCGTTTGGTGGATCAAGGCATACATTACTCGCGCTATTAACGAACAGGGCAACCTTATCCGCTTGCCGGCAAACCAGCACCTCCGTGTGCGTAAGGCTTTGCACGAACAGTCCCGCGGTAAGGAAATCAACGAAGAAATCCGTGAATTGATCCAGATCGGTCAGCGCGGTGTTTCGTTTGACAGCCCGCTCAAGGCAGACTCCAAGGCTACTTACGCCGAAGTCCTCCCGGACAGCGGCGCATCGAACCCGGAAGCCGATTCCGAAATCCAGAGCGTCGAAGCTTTGGCCCGCGACCTCATGGAGCAGCTCCCGGAACGCGAAGCCCGAGTCATTACCGGCATTTTCGGCATCAACCAGGAAGCTCCGCAGACACTTCGAGAAGTGGGCGAATCCATGAACATCTCCCACGAACGTGTGCGTCAGTTGCGTGACCAGGCCCTCCGCCGCATCCGCAAGTACAACAGCAAGGACTTCTTGCAAGAAAAGAAGGACGCGTTCTTGGCTGCGATTAATAAGTAG
- a CDS encoding lysylphosphatidylglycerol synthase transmembrane domain-containing protein — MKLNPKLKSVIVFCLKLVVTLVPAYFVYRNIVSDPEWDVGDLYNLFKKNSVFPLVLALLCLAVSNFTACLQWKLLLEKQGARLKYARLLKLYHVGLFFNNFMPGNVGGDVKKVYDIRMQGGQDTVGAGFTATVFDRLFGLFFITLFALGVGALFFIHDPEQRAFMWPSVWIFLGFCVMFAGLLSRRIGKFFCRMAGKVLPEKIETRLLRMFERFQKFRSKKLWVNIVCLSTVTQSLRIFVHFFCGIAVGVNLSMSWYFYYIPLVAIVSALPISIGGFGPREFLAQSLFARAGVPGLESVVIQLLAYFVSLILSLFGAVAFLVGQKPVPAEPANGHPEARP, encoded by the coding sequence ATGAAGTTGAATCCGAAACTCAAGTCGGTAATTGTTTTTTGCTTAAAGCTGGTGGTGACGCTCGTTCCTGCTTACTTTGTCTATCGTAACATTGTGAGCGACCCGGAATGGGATGTTGGCGACCTCTATAACTTGTTCAAGAAAAACAGCGTTTTCCCGCTTGTGCTTGCGCTCCTTTGCCTCGCGGTTTCGAACTTTACCGCTTGCCTCCAGTGGAAACTCTTGCTCGAAAAACAGGGGGCTCGCCTCAAGTACGCTAGGCTCCTCAAGCTTTATCACGTGGGGCTCTTCTTCAACAACTTCATGCCGGGGAACGTCGGTGGTGACGTCAAGAAGGTTTACGATATCCGCATGCAGGGCGGACAGGATACGGTTGGCGCTGGCTTTACGGCGACGGTGTTTGACCGCTTGTTTGGACTTTTCTTTATCACGTTGTTTGCTCTTGGCGTGGGCGCCTTGTTCTTTATTCACGATCCGGAACAGCGTGCGTTCATGTGGCCGTCCGTCTGGATTTTCCTCGGTTTCTGCGTGATGTTTGCTGGGCTTTTGAGCCGTCGCATTGGCAAGTTCTTCTGCCGCATGGCAGGGAAGGTGTTGCCCGAAAAAATCGAGACACGCTTGTTGCGCATGTTTGAACGTTTCCAGAAGTTCCGCTCCAAGAAACTTTGGGTGAACATCGTTTGCCTTTCGACGGTCACTCAGTCGCTCCGCATCTTTGTGCACTTTTTCTGCGGGATTGCGGTGGGCGTGAATCTCTCGATGTCGTGGTACTTCTATTACATTCCGCTTGTCGCTATTGTGAGTGCGCTTCCGATTTCGATTGGCGGTTTTGGTCCGCGTGAATTTTTGGCGCAGTCGCTTTTTGCGCGTGCAGGAGTGCCAGGACTTGAATCGGTTGTGATTCAGTTGCTCGCTTATTTTGTAAGTTTGATTTTGAGCTTGTTTGGCGCGGTCGCTTTTTTGGTGGGGCAGAAGCCCGTGCCGGCCGAACCTGCGAATGGTCATCCTGAAGCAAGACCGTAA